From Macaca mulatta isolate MMU2019108-1 chromosome 1, T2T-MMU8v2.0, whole genome shotgun sequence, the proteins below share one genomic window:
- the DMRTB1 gene encoding doublesex- and mab-3-related transcription factor B1 translates to MQPSPLHLITQSTETLQTVHPPKGGKMQGSCCSSRDTLRGALLQVYPMSPEPGTCGARLIPAPLALQLPEVVVVLRRLTLPMADKMVRTPKCSRCRNHGFLVPVKGHAGKCRWKQCLCEKCYLISERQKIMAAQKVLKTQAAEEEQEAALCAQGPEQASGAAAAAPVSLPGGSLRPLPPGTPSGDAEPGPEGRAAACFFERPPRGRSPGPSAFQPVLGGRGHVEPSERAAVAMPSLAGPPFGAEATGSGYPGPLDLRRPLRPVPGPPFTDFGRPVSINPDRALGPEYPGGSSMHPYCPFPLGYLDAPPGVPLQQGFRHVSRSQYQGGGLASEPVGDFQPSYYLPPPPLPPLPPLPPLPPQPQFLPPGYLSALHFLPPPPPPPPPSSFSLTVLFDTDKENTDDQDAEVPPGEPSQPSSQEQSD, encoded by the exons ATGCAACCCAGTCCATTGCATCTAATTACCCAAAGCACAGAAACTCTCCAAACTGTGCACCCCCCAAAAGGAGGGAAAATGCAAGGTTCTTGCTGCAGTTCCCGGGACACACTGCGAGGTGCTTTGTTACAAGTGTATCCAATGTCCCCAGAACCAGGGACTTGTGGGGCGCGGCTCATCCCAGCGCCACTTGCTCTGCAGCTCCCAGAGGTGGTGGTTGTGCTACGAAGGCTGACCCTGCCAATGGCCGACAAGATGGTGCGCACCCCTAAGTGCTCGAGATGCAGGAACCATGGCTTCCTGGTGCCCGTCAAGGGCCACGCAGGCAAATGCCGCTGGAAGCAGTGCCTCTGTGAGAAGTGCTACCTGATCTCCGAGCGCCAGAAGATCATGGCCGCGCAGAAGGTGCTCAAGACGCAGGCCGCCGAGGAGGAGCAGGAGGCGGCCCTGTGTGCGCAGGGTCCAGAGCAGGCCTCCGGGGCCGCGGCCGCCGCGCCCGTTTCCCTCCCGGGCGGGAGCCTGCGCCCTCTGCCTCCGGGGACTCCCTCCGGAGACGCCGAGCCGGGACCCGAGGGCCGCGCGGCCGCCTGCTTCTTCGAGCGGCCCCCGCGGGGCCGGAGTCCCGGCCCGAGCGCCTTCCAACCGGTTCTGGGCGGCCGCGGCCACGTGGAGCCGAGCGAGCGAGCCGCCGTGGCGATGCCCAGCCTTGCGGGACCCCCTTTTGGGGCGGAGGCCACAGGCAGTGGCTACCCCGGCCCCCTGGACCTGCGCAGGCCGCTGCGGCCCGTGCCTGGCCCGCCGTTCACCGACTTTG GGCGCCCTGTGAGCATCAACCCGGACCGTGCACTGGGCCCTGAGTACCCTGGCGGCTCCAGCATGCACCCCTACTGCCCGTTCCCGCTGGGCTACCTGGACGCCCCTCCTGGCGTCCCCCTGCAGCAGGGCTTCCGGCATGTGTCCCGCAGCCAGTACCAAGGCGGAGGCTTG GCATCAGAACCAGTGGGAGACTTCCAGCCAAGCTACTACCTGCCGCCGCCACCACTGCCGCCCCTTCCACCACTTCCACCACTTCCACCACAGCCCCAGTTCCTCCCGCCAGGCTACCTCTCTGCGCTCCACTTCCTCCccccgccaccgccaccaccgccTCCGTCATCTTTCTCACTGACCGTCCTGTTTGATACTGACAAGGAGAACACTG